A DNA window from Allokutzneria albata contains the following coding sequences:
- a CDS encoding HoxN/HupN/NixA family nickel/cobalt transporter has protein sequence MTVLLAAQAQAHPSDEIIQQAYLTPTSDGVTIQLDLTPGVLVAPRFSAELDINGDGRLDAGEVDTHAAAVRSALHAKADDKPLTLTLTDRRYPPLELLRAGGGVITVVLTAPLPAGAGTVTFTDNYEPGTTSTVQMSVLTGIPPLDLGPITRADSGRTIGIVLRPDTGAATRGGIDTAPPSAPPSGSSMLEALRRPLTSPWALLALLGACTLLGALHALTPGHGKALLAAYLVGEQSQPKHAIALGVVITFTHTATVLALGGAVLLLGGRILPSFVVPVLTIVSGALVLGLGTRLLLTRWRDARSPGHHHGHGHGHGATSLRELATMGVSAGMIPCPEALSVMLLAIGLNRTALGILMIVAFSIGLAAVLVGLGLVLVAGAPAAARLTRTRPHWMTVRVPLISAFVVTVLGGTITVIGLTSLAG, from the coding sequence GTGACCGTCCTCCTCGCGGCGCAGGCACAAGCGCATCCCAGCGACGAGATCATTCAACAGGCGTACCTGACCCCTACGTCCGACGGCGTCACGATCCAGCTGGACCTCACACCGGGTGTCCTGGTCGCCCCTCGATTCAGCGCCGAGCTCGACATCAACGGCGACGGCCGACTCGACGCGGGCGAAGTCGACACGCACGCCGCCGCGGTTCGTTCCGCGCTGCACGCGAAGGCCGACGACAAGCCCCTGACGTTGACGCTGACCGACCGCAGATACCCGCCGCTGGAACTGCTCCGCGCGGGCGGCGGCGTCATCACCGTGGTGCTGACCGCGCCGCTGCCCGCCGGCGCCGGGACCGTGACCTTCACCGACAACTACGAGCCCGGCACCACCTCGACCGTCCAGATGAGCGTGCTCACCGGCATTCCGCCGCTCGACCTCGGCCCCATCACCCGCGCCGACTCCGGCCGGACGATCGGCATCGTCCTGCGTCCGGACACCGGCGCGGCCACCCGCGGTGGGATCGACACCGCGCCACCATCGGCACCCCCGAGCGGATCCTCCATGCTGGAGGCCCTGCGTCGCCCGCTCACCTCGCCATGGGCGTTGCTCGCCCTGCTCGGCGCCTGCACCCTGCTCGGCGCGTTGCACGCGCTCACACCCGGGCACGGAAAGGCACTGCTCGCCGCGTACCTCGTCGGCGAGCAGAGCCAACCGAAGCACGCGATCGCACTCGGCGTCGTGATCACCTTCACCCACACCGCCACCGTTCTGGCCTTGGGCGGCGCGGTTCTCCTGCTGGGAGGACGCATCCTGCCCAGCTTCGTCGTGCCAGTGCTGACCATCGTCAGCGGAGCGCTCGTCCTGGGGCTGGGCACACGGCTGCTGCTCACCCGGTGGCGCGACGCCCGATCACCGGGCCACCACCACGGACACGGTCATGGGCACGGGGCCACCAGTCTGAGGGAACTCGCGACGATGGGTGTGTCCGCGGGCATGATCCCGTGCCCGGAAGCCCTCAGCGTCATGCTGCTCGCGATCGGGCTGAACCGCACCGCGCTCGGCATCCTCATGATCGTGGCGTTCAGCATCGGACTCGCCGCGGTGCTCGTCGGCCTGGGCCTCGTCCTCGTCGCCGGCGCCCCCGCTGCCGCCCGCCTCACCCGCACCCGTCCGCACTGGATGACCGTTCGGGTTCCTCTCATATCGGCCTTCGTCGTCACCGTGCTCGGCGGCACGATCACCGTGATCGGCTTGACAAGCCTGGCCGGTTAG
- a CDS encoding DUF3500 domain-containing protein, with protein MIERTQANLAQWSNLPENLVKRTGLRMDKLNRAQRDAAMAILKAALSPEGYAQVQQINTADGVLASSEPGNPGFSADHYWIRILGTPADTGRWTIQYDGHHLGLNMTLNGSTMTLAPSFWGAQPASYELAGTAAEPLCGETVKAFAVIGALDAAQRKQAVLTTPIKEIVLGLGQDGKTLAAEGIRASSLNDNQKKLLLDLIYEWITHLNPTSAAAKLAVAKQNLDQVSFAWYGKVTIGNPVYYRVVGPTFVIEFAHQQGEGRFGGGVTHIHSIYREPGGDYGAQSGS; from the coding sequence ATGATCGAGCGCACTCAGGCCAACCTGGCGCAGTGGTCGAACCTGCCGGAGAACCTGGTCAAGCGGACCGGGCTGCGGATGGACAAGCTGAACCGGGCGCAGCGGGACGCCGCGATGGCGATCCTGAAGGCCGCGCTGAGCCCAGAAGGCTACGCCCAGGTCCAGCAGATCAACACCGCCGACGGCGTGCTGGCCTCCTCAGAACCCGGGAACCCCGGCTTCAGCGCCGACCACTACTGGATCCGCATCCTCGGCACACCCGCGGACACCGGGAGGTGGACGATCCAGTACGACGGCCACCACCTGGGACTCAACATGACCCTGAACGGCAGCACCATGACGCTCGCGCCGTCCTTCTGGGGTGCCCAGCCCGCCTCCTACGAGCTCGCCGGCACGGCCGCCGAACCGCTGTGCGGAGAAACCGTGAAGGCGTTCGCCGTGATCGGCGCTCTCGACGCCGCCCAGCGAAAGCAGGCCGTCCTCACCACGCCCATCAAGGAGATCGTGCTCGGACTCGGACAGGACGGCAAAACCCTGGCCGCGGAAGGAATCCGGGCGTCCTCCCTCAACGACAACCAGAAGAAGCTGCTGCTGGACCTCATCTACGAGTGGATCACCCATCTCAACCCGACCAGCGCCGCGGCCAAGCTCGCCGTGGCGAAGCAGAACCTGGACCAGGTGTCCTTCGCCTGGTACGGCAAGGTCACCATCGGCAATCCCGTCTACTACCGGGTCGTGGGTCCGACATTCGTCATCGAGTTCGCCCACCAGCAGGGCGAAGGCCGGTTCGGGGGTGGCGTCACCCACATCCATTCCATCTACCGCGAGCCCGGCGGCGACTACGGCGCGCAGTCCGGCTCGTGA
- a CDS encoding LLM class flavin-dependent oxidoreductase: protein MMRAGVVVTAHPGVEGLVEQAEELGLHSFWLNDTPMVHGDPFVALSLCAKATRRIKLGIGVTSPALRSAPAAASGFASLNALAPGRIICGVGTGNTARRTLGMPPTSTAALEKFTAALQDLCAGRSTEHREGDRARDIRFLHTGAHVNTTDPIEFVVAALGPKAAAVAGRRGTGLISFGLLDPIAWHALHQARRHAARGTPHDPGSRTDSYVVTALHVLDEDEDPQSDAARDATGHLVLSLLAFAADTAADTPAFADQLGPEEREAVRRLLDRRGTTATAPDRHTKLYPNYLGRIAPRDRDLVLPSLMNTLALVGTRDDLRTRVATLEQAGIDELLIQPVTDPAAEMTQLAKLLT, encoded by the coding sequence GTGATGCGCGCGGGCGTCGTCGTCACCGCACACCCAGGCGTGGAGGGCCTCGTCGAACAGGCCGAGGAGTTGGGCCTGCACAGCTTCTGGCTCAACGACACCCCGATGGTCCACGGCGACCCCTTCGTCGCCTTGAGCCTGTGCGCGAAGGCCACCCGGCGCATCAAGCTCGGCATCGGCGTGACCTCCCCGGCGCTGCGCTCGGCCCCGGCCGCCGCGAGCGGGTTCGCCAGCCTCAACGCCCTGGCACCAGGCCGGATCATCTGCGGGGTCGGCACCGGGAACACCGCCCGGCGCACCCTGGGCATGCCGCCGACCTCGACGGCCGCACTGGAGAAGTTCACCGCCGCGCTGCAGGACCTGTGCGCCGGACGCTCGACCGAACACCGCGAAGGCGACCGTGCCCGCGACATCCGGTTCCTGCACACCGGGGCGCACGTGAACACCACCGACCCGATCGAGTTCGTCGTGGCCGCGCTCGGACCGAAAGCCGCCGCCGTCGCCGGCCGCCGCGGCACCGGCCTCATCTCCTTCGGCCTGCTGGACCCCATCGCCTGGCACGCACTGCACCAAGCCCGCCGCCACGCCGCCCGAGGCACACCCCACGACCCCGGCTCCCGCACGGACTCCTACGTGGTCACCGCTCTGCACGTCCTCGACGAGGACGAGGACCCCCAGAGCGACGCCGCCCGGGACGCGACAGGCCACCTCGTCCTGTCGCTGCTGGCCTTCGCCGCCGACACAGCCGCCGACACACCTGCCTTCGCCGACCAACTCGGCCCCGAGGAACGCGAAGCGGTGCGGCGACTCCTCGACCGGCGTGGCACCACCGCCACCGCACCGGACCGGCACACCAAGCTCTACCCGAACTATCTCGGACGCATCGCGCCGCGCGACCGGGACTTGGTCCTGCCCTCGCTGATGAACACCCTCGCCCTGGTGGGCACCCGCGACGACCTCCGCACCCGCGTCGCCACCCTGGAACAGGCGGGCATCGACGAACTCCTCATCCAGCCCGTGACAGACCCAGCCGCCGAGATGACCCAGCTCGCCAAACTCCTCACCTGA
- a CDS encoding SAM-dependent methyltransferase produces the protein MTTPDPMPVQQTADWVAARRAMEYEEPEPFMRDPLAALLVPAGARAVIVGMHGMGISTSAAVIRGRLGDEAVLRAVAEGGRQVVSLGAGSDTRAFRLNLPAELAYFELDLPGQLLAKSRRLEAFPPRCHYTIVEADLTEDWVPALAAAGFRAELPTLWIVEGLLHHLPLPMCDWVLAGLSGASAPGSRFIGDAFDTEFLTCPDNAPVVELVRSMGRSLTAIDDPVAWLAGHGWSAEAHRADRLGTAGHPLLDEPVPPRLADAQTGLNHLYATFG, from the coding sequence ATGACGACCCCCGACCCGATGCCCGTCCAGCAGACCGCTGACTGGGTGGCCGCGCGGCGCGCGATGGAGTACGAGGAGCCGGAACCGTTCATGCGCGACCCGCTCGCGGCGCTGCTGGTGCCCGCGGGGGCCAGGGCCGTGATCGTGGGCATGCACGGCATGGGCATCTCCACGAGCGCCGCCGTCATCCGCGGCAGGCTCGGTGACGAGGCGGTGCTGCGGGCGGTTGCCGAGGGCGGCAGGCAGGTGGTGAGCCTCGGCGCGGGTTCCGACACCCGCGCGTTCCGGCTGAACCTGCCCGCGGAGCTGGCCTACTTCGAGCTCGACCTGCCCGGGCAGCTCCTGGCGAAGTCCCGCAGGCTGGAGGCGTTCCCTCCCCGGTGCCACTACACGATCGTGGAGGCCGACCTCACCGAGGACTGGGTCCCCGCGCTCGCCGCCGCCGGGTTCCGAGCGGAGCTGCCGACGCTGTGGATCGTCGAGGGGCTGCTCCACCACCTGCCGCTGCCGATGTGCGACTGGGTGCTCGCGGGCCTCAGCGGGGCGTCCGCGCCGGGGTCCCGGTTCATCGGGGACGCCTTCGACACGGAGTTCCTCACGTGCCCGGACAACGCCCCAGTCGTGGAGCTGGTGCGCTCCATGGGCCGGTCGCTGACCGCGATCGACGATCCCGTCGCGTGGCTCGCCGGACACGGCTGGTCGGCCGAGGCGCACCGAGCGGACCGGCTTGGCACCGCGGGTCACCCGCTGCTCGACGAGCCCGTCCCGCCGCGCCTGGCCGACGCCCAGACCGGGTTGAACCACCTGTACGCCACCTTCGGCTGA
- a CDS encoding NADP-dependent oxidoreductase — MRAIALPEYGGPDQLRLTELPEPKVAPGEVLIRVRAAGVNPVDWKLATGALDGLMETRFPLVPGWDVAGVVERVGLDAGEFSVGDEVYGYVRKDKVHLGAYAEFVSAHVQMLARKPSALSWEQAAGVPLAGLTAHQALRRVDVQRGDTVLVHAAAGGVGSLATQIALAWGARVIGTASERNHDFLRGLGAEPVTYGAGLAERVRDLAPDGVDAVLDLVGGDAIEASLPLLKKADRIASIVDPQVLASGGHYVWVRPDSAGLAELAELADAGKLTVHVDRALPLAEAAQAWRLNQEGRTRGKIVLTVD, encoded by the coding sequence ATGAGAGCGATCGCGTTGCCCGAGTACGGCGGACCCGACCAGCTGCGGCTCACCGAGCTGCCGGAGCCGAAGGTCGCTCCGGGCGAGGTCCTGATCCGGGTCAGGGCGGCCGGGGTCAACCCGGTGGACTGGAAACTCGCGACCGGAGCGCTGGACGGGCTCATGGAGACGCGGTTCCCACTGGTCCCCGGCTGGGACGTGGCCGGTGTCGTCGAACGGGTCGGCCTGGACGCCGGGGAGTTCTCCGTGGGCGACGAGGTCTACGGGTACGTGCGCAAGGACAAGGTGCACCTCGGCGCCTACGCGGAGTTCGTGTCCGCGCACGTGCAGATGCTCGCGCGCAAGCCCTCGGCGCTGTCCTGGGAGCAGGCGGCCGGGGTGCCGCTGGCCGGGCTGACCGCCCACCAGGCGCTGCGCAGGGTCGACGTGCAGCGGGGCGACACCGTGCTCGTGCACGCGGCAGCGGGCGGCGTGGGCTCGCTGGCCACCCAGATCGCGCTCGCCTGGGGCGCCCGCGTCATCGGCACCGCGAGTGAGCGCAACCACGACTTCCTCCGCGGCCTCGGCGCGGAACCGGTCACCTATGGTGCCGGGCTGGCCGAGCGGGTCCGCGACCTCGCGCCGGACGGGGTCGACGCGGTGCTGGACCTCGTCGGCGGTGACGCGATCGAGGCGTCGCTGCCCCTGCTGAAGAAGGCGGACCGAATCGCGTCCATTGTGGACCCCCAGGTGCTCGCGAGCGGCGGCCACTACGTGTGGGTGCGGCCGGACAGCGCGGGCCTGGCCGAACTGGCCGAGCTCGCCGACGCCGGAAAGCTGACCGTGCACGTGGACCGGGCGCTGCCGCTCGCCGAGGCCGCGCAGGCGTGGCGGCTCAACCAGGAGGGTCGCACGCGCGGCAAGATCGTCCTCACCGTCGACTGA
- a CDS encoding DUF6194 family protein, with protein MDSRPIDATDLRRHILDSFEGTTTMENAGDLFFIYDPDGDIPPERTFPYVTIVTGDNYDSVSRLDEPGAYRLNIGLTKATYTSLFGAPPTERDEHGVLSTGYDHAARDQVVPHPIYAGQYWVSVVNPTQSTMDTIRPMLAEAYEFAARKHNNKRAKRTG; from the coding sequence ATGGATTCTCGACCGATCGACGCCACGGACCTGCGGCGACACATCCTGGACAGCTTCGAGGGCACCACCACGATGGAGAACGCCGGTGACCTGTTCTTCATCTACGACCCGGACGGCGACATCCCGCCGGAGCGCACCTTCCCGTACGTGACGATCGTGACCGGCGACAACTACGACAGCGTCTCCCGGCTCGACGAACCCGGGGCCTACCGGCTCAACATCGGGCTGACGAAGGCCACCTACACCTCGCTCTTCGGCGCCCCGCCGACGGAACGCGACGAGCACGGCGTGCTGTCCACCGGCTACGACCACGCCGCGCGCGACCAGGTGGTCCCGCATCCGATCTACGCCGGCCAGTACTGGGTGAGCGTGGTGAACCCCACTCAGTCCACTATGGACACGATTCGGCCGATGCTGGCCGAGGCGTACGAGTTCGCCGCCCGCAAGCACAACAACAAGCGGGCGAAGCGCACCGGTTAG
- a CDS encoding PfkB family carbohydrate kinase, translating to MDSVVVLGQIARDLVLTLDELPEPGSGAPVTSRRELLGGKGANQAVALAQLGAEVALVGAVGTDDVGEDLLRQATADGIDVSAVVRRGADSALIVDVLEPGNQWRYLEYVPRETLVAEEDVLAAEKLIADAGTVLVQLQQPAAACLAAARLARAAGVRVVLDGAPPTTGTHGAELVEEAHVIRADAREAEQLTGARLDDADSACAAAREVLRRGPELVVLEVSGKGNVFVTNENELFVPLEDTPVVDTTGAGDALIAALVVGLHRGAPLPEIAAAAVTAAGRTTGHPGGRPSLG from the coding sequence GTGGACAGCGTCGTCGTGCTCGGCCAGATCGCTCGCGACCTGGTTCTCACCCTGGACGAGTTGCCGGAGCCGGGCAGCGGGGCGCCGGTGACCTCGCGGCGCGAACTGCTCGGGGGCAAGGGCGCCAACCAGGCTGTCGCGCTCGCGCAGCTCGGTGCCGAGGTCGCTTTGGTCGGCGCCGTCGGCACGGACGACGTCGGCGAGGACTTGCTTCGCCAGGCCACCGCGGACGGCATCGACGTGTCGGCGGTCGTACGGCGCGGCGCGGACAGCGCGCTGATCGTCGACGTGCTCGAACCGGGCAACCAGTGGCGCTACCTGGAGTACGTTCCGCGGGAAACCCTTGTGGCAGAAGAGGATGTGCTCGCCGCGGAGAAGCTGATCGCGGACGCGGGCACCGTCCTCGTGCAGTTGCAGCAGCCTGCCGCGGCGTGCCTGGCGGCGGCTCGGCTGGCACGGGCGGCGGGAGTGCGCGTGGTGCTGGACGGAGCGCCGCCGACGACCGGGACGCACGGGGCGGAGCTGGTCGAAGAGGCGCATGTGATCCGCGCGGATGCCCGGGAAGCCGAGCAGTTGACGGGTGCGCGGCTCGACGACGCCGACAGCGCGTGCGCCGCGGCGCGAGAGGTGCTGCGCCGAGGGCCGGAGCTGGTGGTGCTGGAAGTCTCCGGTAAGGGAAATGTGTTCGTCACCAACGAGAATGAGCTGTTTGTTCCCCTTGAGGACACACCCGTCGTGGACACCACGGGCGCAGGGGATGCGTTGATCGCCGCGCTCGTGGTCGGCCTGCACCGCGGCGCCCCGCTGCCGGAGATCGCCGCCGCCGCGGTGACCGCCGCCGGTCGGACGACGGGCCACCCCGGCGGACGCCCTTCGCTGGGCTAA
- a CDS encoding EamA family transporter, translating to MTSTSTRSGAAMALVAMLCVQLGLALSVGLFDRIGPDGAAWLRLAWAGVLLLVLVRPRPSSFARPTLLAGLALGVATAGMTMLFMAAVARIPLGTASALEFIGPLGVAVARGRGGNKAWPALAAVGVLLLTEPWHGGADLVGVACALGAAACWAAYILLTQKVGDEVAGVRGLAISMPTAALVATLFGGPSSVGLLTWELVLVGLGLALLLPVIPFSLEMLALRRLTTTAFGTMMSFEPVIALVTGFLVLHQVPSLTALAGVGFVVVACIGAERTGERAAAVV from the coding sequence ATGACCTCCACCTCGACCCGCTCCGGCGCCGCGATGGCGCTCGTGGCGATGCTCTGCGTGCAGCTGGGACTGGCGTTGTCCGTGGGCCTGTTCGACCGGATCGGCCCGGACGGCGCCGCCTGGTTGCGGCTGGCGTGGGCCGGCGTGCTGCTGCTGGTCCTGGTCCGGCCGCGGCCGTCGAGTTTCGCCAGGCCGACGCTGCTGGCGGGCCTCGCGCTCGGCGTCGCGACGGCGGGGATGACCATGCTGTTCATGGCGGCGGTCGCGCGCATTCCGCTCGGTACCGCGAGCGCGCTGGAGTTCATCGGCCCGCTCGGGGTGGCCGTCGCCAGGGGACGCGGCGGGAACAAGGCGTGGCCCGCGCTCGCGGCAGTGGGCGTGCTGCTGCTCACCGAGCCGTGGCACGGGGGAGCGGACCTGGTCGGCGTCGCGTGCGCGCTCGGCGCCGCGGCGTGCTGGGCGGCCTACATCCTGCTCACGCAGAAGGTGGGGGACGAGGTCGCTGGAGTGCGTGGCCTGGCGATCTCGATGCCGACGGCCGCACTGGTCGCGACGCTGTTCGGCGGACCGTCGTCGGTGGGGCTGCTGACCTGGGAGCTGGTGCTGGTGGGTCTCGGGCTGGCGCTGCTGCTGCCGGTGATCCCGTTCAGCCTGGAGATGCTCGCGCTGCGCAGGCTGACCACGACGGCCTTCGGCACCATGATGAGCTTCGAGCCGGTGATCGCCCTGGTGACCGGATTCCTTGTGCTGCACCAGGTTCCGAGCCTCACCGCGCTGGCCGGTGTCGGCTTCGTCGTCGTCGCGTGCATCGGCGCGGAACGCACGGGTGAGCGCGCCGCGGCTGTGGTGTGA
- a CDS encoding LysR family transcriptional regulator, with product METRRLQLLLELSRLGSMRAVADALGTTTSTVSQQIAVLAREAGAQLLEPHGRRVRLTPAGRRLAEHAVTILAAVETARADLHPSTDPVGTVRTAGFATAISRSLLPLVLEFADSHPGVRLITHEHEPAEAVALLGADEIDLAMVYDYNLAPAPLDASLESIPLWTARWGLGVPEHLAAGVSGNSLAVFEAFREHDLIGNSRNRADEDVVRVLTSMAGAGPAVRHKADSLDLVEELIVAGLGVGLLPVERPHRAGVRLVPLAEPEVRLRSYAVIRRGRRTWPPLALVLDRLTAAR from the coding sequence ATGGAGACGCGACGGCTGCAGCTGCTGCTCGAACTGTCCCGGTTGGGCTCGATGCGCGCGGTCGCCGACGCGCTCGGCACCACGACGTCCACGGTCTCCCAGCAGATCGCCGTGCTGGCAAGGGAAGCCGGGGCCCAGTTGCTGGAGCCGCACGGCAGGCGCGTCCGGCTGACCCCGGCGGGACGGCGGCTGGCCGAGCACGCGGTGACGATCCTGGCCGCGGTCGAGACGGCGCGCGCGGACCTGCACCCCAGCACGGATCCGGTGGGCACCGTGCGGACGGCGGGCTTCGCCACCGCGATCAGCCGCTCCCTGCTGCCCCTGGTGCTGGAGTTCGCGGACAGCCACCCCGGGGTGCGGTTGATCACGCACGAGCACGAACCCGCCGAGGCCGTCGCGCTGCTCGGCGCCGACGAGATCGACCTGGCGATGGTCTACGACTACAACCTCGCGCCGGCACCGCTGGACGCCTCGCTGGAGTCGATTCCACTGTGGACGGCGCGGTGGGGTCTCGGTGTGCCGGAGCACCTGGCGGCCGGGGTGTCCGGGAACTCGCTCGCGGTCTTCGAGGCCTTCCGCGAGCACGACCTGATCGGCAACTCCCGCAACCGCGCCGACGAGGACGTGGTGCGCGTGCTCACCTCGATGGCGGGGGCCGGGCCCGCGGTGCGGCACAAGGCGGACAGCCTGGACCTGGTGGAGGAGCTGATCGTCGCCGGGCTCGGGGTCGGCCTGCTGCCCGTCGAGCGCCCGCACCGGGCCGGTGTCCGGCTCGTCCCGCTCGCCGAGCCCGAGGTGCGGCTGCGCTCCTACGCGGTGATCCGCCGGGGCCGCCGCACCTGGCCACCGCTGGCCCTGGTGCTGGACCGGCTCACCGCCGCTCGTTAG
- a CDS encoding ParB N-terminal domain-containing protein — MTAQQDVGTQPRERTRVPIAELRGSDSPRLGGVDEELARRIAEQPDPLAPILVCRSTMAVLDGRHRLRAAELRGEDSVEVELFHGDPDSGFLLAVRRNTLSTVDRKAAALRLVSTYPEWSDRRIAAAAGLSPKTIAAARAGAPVPRRGSRMGLDGRVRPLDRISGRLRAAELLASAPGSSLREVAAAAGISIGTAKDVRERVRLGQDPVGPRRRAEEPAAARGFTDSLDLLNNLRRDPSLRCSEVGRGVLRLLGAHFLDRREWERFAEAVPRHCAKGMARIARQCAEAWNDFADQVERRAANERR; from the coding sequence GTGACCGCCCAGCAGGACGTCGGCACCCAGCCGCGCGAGCGTACCCGGGTGCCGATCGCCGAGCTGCGCGGAAGCGACTCGCCCAGGCTCGGCGGGGTGGACGAGGAGCTCGCCCGGCGCATCGCCGAGCAGCCCGATCCACTCGCGCCGATCCTGGTGTGCCGGTCCACCATGGCAGTCCTCGACGGAAGGCACCGGCTGCGCGCCGCGGAGCTGCGCGGTGAGGACAGCGTGGAGGTGGAGCTGTTCCACGGTGACCCCGACTCCGGCTTCCTGCTCGCCGTCCGCCGCAACACACTGTCCACAGTGGACCGCAAAGCGGCGGCGCTGCGGTTGGTCAGCACCTATCCCGAGTGGTCGGACCGGCGGATCGCCGCCGCGGCGGGGCTGTCGCCGAAGACCATCGCCGCCGCGCGGGCCGGCGCGCCCGTCCCCCGGCGCGGCAGCAGGATGGGCCTGGACGGCCGGGTCCGCCCGCTCGACCGGATCAGCGGCAGGCTGCGCGCTGCGGAACTGCTGGCCAGCGCGCCCGGCTCCTCCCTGCGCGAGGTGGCGGCGGCCGCGGGGATCAGCATCGGCACCGCCAAGGACGTGCGGGAGCGGGTCCGGCTCGGTCAGGACCCGGTCGGGCCGCGCCGCCGCGCGGAGGAGCCCGCCGCGGCCCGGGGCTTCACCGACTCCCTCGACCTGCTGAACAACCTGCGCCGCGACCCGTCGCTGCGCTGCTCGGAGGTGGGCCGGGGCGTGCTGCGGTTGCTCGGCGCGCACTTCCTGGACCGCCGCGAGTGGGAGCGTTTCGCCGAGGCCGTTCCCCGGCACTGCGCCAAGGGCATGGCCCGGATCGCCCGGCAGTGCGCCGAGGCGTGGAACGACTTCGCCGACCAGGTCGAACGCCGGGCGGCTAACGAGCGGCGGTGA
- a CDS encoding nitroreductase family deazaflavin-dependent oxidoreductase → MPLTGEYEPSPTEWVRNQVELYESSGGTEGTTMRGLPVIILTTKGNKSGKLRKTPLMRVEHNGSYAAVASLGGAPKHPVWYYNVLTEPNVELRDRTEVGDYVAREVTGEEKALWWERAVAAFPDYADYQKKTDREIPVFVLDPA, encoded by the coding sequence ATGCCGTTGACCGGCGAGTACGAGCCCAGCCCGACCGAGTGGGTGCGCAACCAGGTCGAGCTGTACGAGAGCTCGGGCGGCACCGAGGGCACGACGATGCGCGGGCTGCCGGTGATCATTCTGACCACCAAGGGCAACAAGTCCGGCAAGCTGCGCAAGACCCCGCTGATGCGCGTGGAGCACAACGGTTCCTACGCGGCCGTGGCCTCGCTCGGCGGGGCGCCGAAGCACCCGGTCTGGTACTACAACGTGCTCACCGAGCCGAACGTGGAGCTGCGGGACCGCACCGAGGTCGGCGACTACGTGGCGCGCGAGGTGACCGGCGAGGAGAAGGCGCTCTGGTGGGAGCGCGCGGTCGCGGCCTTCCCGGACTACGCCGACTACCAGAAGAAGACGGATCGGGAGATCCCGGTCTTCGTGCTCGATCCGGCCTGA